In the Paenibacillus sp. FSL H7-0357 genome, one interval contains:
- a CDS encoding response regulator transcription factor, with protein sequence MEHILIVEDEKEINGLLHSFISGHGYLTTSTYDGLEALQLIQTETFDLILLDLMLPFKSGDQILLELRKHSAVPVIVISAKDTTQTKIDLLRIGADDYITKPFDLDETLARIESNLRRNKMQMNTAGSKCLIYKDIELDDINHLVEVAGRELALTAKEYGILALLMRHPDKIYSKANLFRSIWNEEYMSEDNTLNVHISNIRNKLKVINPDQQYIETVWGIGYRLYKTT encoded by the coding sequence ATGGAGCATATACTGATTGTCGAAGATGAGAAAGAAATAAACGGATTGCTTCACAGCTTTATATCCGGACATGGTTATTTAACGACCTCTACATATGATGGATTAGAAGCCTTGCAGCTTATTCAAACGGAAACCTTTGACTTAATATTGTTAGACCTGATGTTGCCGTTTAAAAGCGGTGATCAGATTCTGCTTGAACTGCGCAAACATTCTGCAGTTCCGGTGATAGTGATTTCTGCCAAAGATACAACACAAACCAAAATAGATCTTTTACGTATTGGAGCAGATGATTACATCACAAAACCCTTTGATCTCGACGAGACTTTAGCCCGGATTGAAAGCAATTTGCGGCGTAATAAAATGCAGATGAATACTGCCGGCTCCAAATGTCTGATCTATAAAGATATTGAGCTGGATGATATTAATCATCTTGTAGAGGTTGCAGGACGCGAACTTGCACTTACTGCCAAAGAATACGGGATTTTGGCGCTGCTTATGAGGCATCCGGACAAAATATATTCAAAAGCAAATTTATTCAGGAGTATATGGAACGAAGAATATATGAGCGAGGATAATACGCTTAATGTCCATATTAGCAACATACGCAATAAGCTGAAGGTCATCAACCCTGACCAGCAATACATAGAGACTGTCTGGGGAATTGGCTATCGCTTGTATAAGACTACATAA